In the Olleya sp. Hel_I_94 genome, one interval contains:
- a CDS encoding polysaccharide biosynthesis/export family protein, with protein sequence MKQIVMCLVLVLGLVSTSCITQKDVVYLQDKGTVINDSLQLQALASPYRVQVNDLLSVNVKAEKKEVSDLVQIFNPTTNEIGNSDQSLYYDGFTVDLHGNIEFPILGEINVLGFTTDEVEEKIKTVILQKYLKETAKIFVTVKLSGLKYSTLGEIENKGTQVLYQDRVNILEAIANAGDITQTGDRKDVLILRQYPQGQKIHHIDLTDMAAMKSEFYYIQPNDIIMVKPLKRKSLGGGQTATQTLTTIASIFSVLVSTYFLAKNL encoded by the coding sequence ATGAAGCAAATTGTAATGTGTCTTGTCCTAGTGCTTGGGCTTGTAAGTACCTCATGTATTACTCAAAAAGATGTTGTTTACTTGCAAGATAAAGGTACGGTTATTAACGACTCGTTGCAATTGCAGGCTTTAGCATCTCCTTATCGTGTTCAGGTTAATGATTTGTTAAGTGTAAATGTTAAAGCTGAAAAGAAAGAGGTTTCTGATTTAGTTCAAATCTTTAATCCTACAACAAATGAAATAGGTAATTCTGATCAATCATTATATTATGATGGGTTTACGGTTGATTTACACGGTAATATTGAATTTCCAATTTTAGGAGAAATAAATGTATTAGGTTTTACAACTGATGAAGTTGAAGAAAAAATTAAAACTGTAATATTACAAAAATACTTAAAAGAGACTGCTAAAATATTTGTTACCGTTAAATTGTCAGGGTTAAAATATTCTACTTTAGGAGAAATAGAGAACAAAGGAACACAGGTTTTGTATCAAGATCGAGTAAATATTCTTGAAGCTATTGCTAACGCTGGTGATATAACTCAAACAGGTGATAGAAAAGATGTTTTAATATTAAGACAATATCCACAGGGACAGAAAATTCATCATATTGATTTGACTGATATGGCTGCCATGAAATCTGAGTTTTATTACATACAACCTAACGATATTATTATGGTCAAGCCTTTAAAGCGAAAGTCTTTAGGAGGTGGCCAAACTGCGACACAAACTTTAACGACTATAGCAAGTATATTTTCAGTTTTAGTTAGTACTTATTTTTTAGCTAAAAATCTATAA
- a CDS encoding exopolysaccharide transport family protein, translating into MEQPRGIDNSQIFDFKAFIFRSISYWKWFLLALIVGLYVVYQQNIRREFPYTIEASLTVQDDKNPLFTSNTSLIFNYGGISGKVQEVLLNLKSRKHHEKVVDSLDLYLSYLKQGRFYKTDIYGSHQFKFVGLDSAYQLIGHPIKLEFLDSETFKLSYDLGESETVNAQNFYTKEIKSFSVSSSVFSQIYKFEEYIDLPFLKGSLIKRGNVAIKKNEEFFIEYNNFNATVSEFSNSYVVSNQQNSPLLTVRLTNKNKSKIVDYINTSVFILERDQLQRKNQYAINTVAFIDKQLARVKGQLNRKADSLNDFKRSNKIFDIKGESEILSSKIEDYNTQKELLNESLMSYDLLKNYLLTSSDFTSFPAPALQGIDDSNIIGGISNIVALSVQKSTLETSVRDNVSVFDDLNNQIESLKNVMIENIASVRANIGFQLQSLNSRIYSSEREFSTLPENQQKLEAIEREYLLSQSTYNLYLAKRGEADLIKASNISDIIFIEPAKDVGQGRNAVNLNIRYVFAILAALIPILLLSFIITFFDNKIHTPNDLEKLAKIPLLGVVGKNDSENNLAVYNKPKSAIAEAFRAIRSSLQFMYKKHELNGTKTVMVTSSVSGEGKTFCSINIATVFALSGKKTVLVGLDLRKPKIFGDFDIDNTTGAVNYLIGQKSLQEVVQHTKVENLDVITSGPIPPNPSELLIGAQMDQFIAELKELYDYIILDTPPVGLVADALELKDYVDASLYVVRQDYTKKEMLSLITDKHKKGEVKNISFLYNGYDQKGKYGYGYGYGYSYGYGAYGNGYHEEEKKNTSFTKKIIAFLNPFK; encoded by the coding sequence ATGGAACAGCCAAGAGGGATAGATAATAGTCAGATTTTTGATTTTAAAGCATTTATCTTTAGATCTATTAGTTATTGGAAATGGTTTTTGTTGGCTTTGATTGTTGGCTTATATGTTGTTTATCAGCAGAATATCAGAAGGGAGTTTCCTTATACAATAGAAGCTTCTCTTACAGTGCAAGATGATAAGAATCCTTTATTTACTTCCAATACTAGTTTGATTTTTAACTATGGAGGAATATCTGGAAAAGTACAAGAGGTACTGTTAAATTTAAAATCTAGAAAGCATCACGAAAAAGTCGTGGATAGTTTAGATTTATATTTAAGTTATCTAAAGCAAGGTCGTTTTTACAAAACAGATATATATGGCAGTCATCAGTTTAAATTTGTAGGTTTAGATAGTGCTTACCAATTGATCGGACATCCTATAAAACTTGAGTTTTTAGATTCTGAAACGTTTAAGTTATCTTATGATTTAGGAGAGTCTGAAACTGTAAATGCGCAAAATTTTTATACTAAAGAGATAAAATCTTTTTCAGTGTCTTCCTCGGTTTTCTCTCAAATTTATAAGTTTGAGGAATACATTGACTTGCCTTTTTTAAAAGGAAGTCTAATAAAAAGAGGTAATGTAGCTATTAAAAAAAATGAGGAGTTTTTTATAGAATACAATAATTTTAATGCTACCGTATCTGAATTTTCAAATAGTTATGTGGTTTCTAATCAGCAAAATTCACCATTATTAACAGTCAGATTAACTAATAAAAATAAATCTAAGATAGTTGACTATATTAACACTTCAGTTTTTATTTTAGAGCGCGACCAACTCCAACGAAAAAATCAATATGCAATTAATACAGTTGCTTTTATTGATAAACAATTAGCTCGTGTTAAAGGGCAATTAAATAGAAAAGCGGACTCCTTAAATGATTTTAAACGTAGTAATAAAATTTTTGATATTAAAGGTGAGAGTGAGATTTTATCAAGTAAAATAGAAGACTATAACACTCAAAAAGAACTTTTAAATGAAAGTTTAATGTCGTATGATTTATTGAAAAATTATCTATTGACTAGTTCTGATTTTACTAGTTTTCCTGCACCAGCTCTGCAAGGTATTGATGATTCTAATATAATAGGAGGAATTTCTAATATAGTAGCCTTATCTGTCCAAAAATCTACTTTAGAAACTTCTGTAAGGGATAATGTGTCTGTATTTGATGATTTGAATAATCAAATAGAGTCGCTTAAAAATGTCATGATTGAAAACATCGCTTCAGTAAGAGCGAATATAGGTTTTCAGTTACAATCCTTAAACTCTAGAATATATAGTTCAGAGCGAGAATTTTCAACTCTACCAGAAAACCAGCAAAAATTAGAAGCTATTGAGCGTGAATATTTATTAAGTCAAAGTACTTATAATTTATATTTAGCTAAACGAGGTGAGGCTGATTTAATTAAAGCTTCAAATATTTCTGATATTATTTTTATTGAGCCAGCTAAAGATGTTGGTCAAGGACGTAATGCTGTTAATCTTAATATACGTTATGTATTTGCTATTTTAGCAGCTTTAATCCCTATTTTGTTATTGTCTTTCATTATTACATTTTTTGATAATAAAATTCATACACCAAATGATTTAGAAAAATTAGCTAAAATCCCATTATTAGGTGTTGTTGGTAAAAATGACTCTGAAAACAATTTAGCAGTGTATAATAAGCCTAAATCTGCTATTGCAGAAGCGTTTAGAGCTATTAGATCTAGTTTGCAGTTTATGTATAAAAAGCATGAATTGAATGGTACTAAGACTGTTATGGTTACCTCTTCAGTTAGTGGAGAAGGTAAAACCTTTTGCTCAATTAATATTGCAACTGTATTTGCTTTAAGTGGTAAAAAAACAGTATTAGTTGGATTAGATTTACGTAAACCTAAAATATTTGGAGATTTTGATATAGACAATACTACAGGTGCAGTAAATTATTTGATTGGGCAAAAATCTTTGCAAGAAGTTGTGCAACACACTAAAGTTGAAAACCTTGATGTTATAACCTCTGGACCTATTCCACCAAATCCATCGGAATTACTTATTGGTGCACAAATGGATCAGTTTATTGCTGAATTAAAAGAGTTGTATGACTATATTATATTGGATACACCACCAGTTGGCTTAGTTGCTGATGCATTGGAGCTAAAAGATTATGTAGATGCCTCTTTGTATGTTGTCCGTCAAGATTATACCAAAAAAGAAATGCTATCTCTAATAACCGATAAACATAAAAAAGGAGAGGTTAAAAATATTAGTTTTTTATATAATGGTTATGACCAAAAAGGAAAATATGGTTATGGCTACGGTTATGGATATAGCTATGGTTATGGTGCTTATGGTAATGGGTATCATGAGGAGGAAAAAAAGAATACATCTTTTACTAAAAAAATTATAGCATTTTTAAATCCATTTAAATAA